Below is a window of Diaminobutyricibacter sp. McL0608 DNA.
GGCTCTCGATCGAGCTGCTCGCGACCGACCGGTCGGATGCGGCGGATGCGCTCATCAAAGCGGCCAGGCTCGGCGAGTTCCGCTACGGACCCAACGATTCGCCCTGGTACGGCGCGTCGTTCGTGACCACCGCTGAAGGCAACGCTGCGCACGAGCTCGCCAAGAAACTGAACCGCGCGGAGCTTCCGCGCCTGCTCGACCGGGCGAACACGCTGATCGGGCAGACGCGGATGCGCCCCTTCGAGTCGATCGCCGAGCTCGGCGTCTACCTGCGACTGCTTCTCGACGTGCGCGAGACACTCGACAAGTTCCAGCCCGCCGTCTACGACCGCTCGCTCGCCGAACTGATCGCCGCCACGTCGAACCGGCGGGATGCCCCCAACATGTCCGGCGCGAACCGGCGTCGCCTGCGCAAGCTGGCGCTCGAATACGTGCGCCCGGGCGTTCACGTCACCGACCTCAACGAGAGCCTGCGCCGCATCCAGCAGCAGCGCATCCTCTGGCAGCGTTTCGCTGCGGCCGGCGTGGTTCCGGAGGTCCCGGTGGGGATCGCGGATGTCATGGTCGCCTACCAGCGGGTCGCCGAAGACCTGGCCCGGCTCGACATCCCGCTGCGGCGCGTCGGCACGCCGCACTCTCTGCCGGTCCTCCCGATCTCCCAGCTGACGACGCAACTCGCGGGGCTCGCGGCCGACTCCGAAGTGCTCGCCAACCTGCAGGAGCGCACCGCGCTTCTCGTCTCGCTGCGCGACCGCAACCTGGACCCGCTGCTCTCCGACCTGTCGGAGCGCCATGTGCCGGAAAGCCAGGTGAGCGCGGAACTCGAGCTCGCCTGGTGGCAGTCGGTGCTGGAGACACTGCTGGCGGGGGATCGCGCACTGCTCAACGCCAACACCGGTGTGCTCGACCGGCTCGAAGCAGACTTCCGCCTCGTCGATGAAGCACACGCGTCGGCCACCGGCCAGCAGTTGGCGTGGATGCTCGCCGAGACCTGGAAGATCGGCGTCGTCGACTGGCCGGACGAGGCCACCGCGCTGCGCCGCGTGCTGAAGGGTGAACGCACGACGGCCGAGACCCTCAACGCGGTCGCGCCGCACCTTGCGCGCGCGCTCGCACCGGTCTGGCTGGCGTCGCCGTATGAGGTCCCCGACATCACCACAGACCTCGCCTTCGACGCCGTTCTCATCGTGGACGCGGGCGCCTCCAGCCTCGCCGAGAATGTCGGCGTCGTGCGACGCGCGCGTCAGATCGTCGCGTTCGGCGACCCGGTAACGCAGACGCCGTCGCCGTTCGAGATCGGGCTCCACGAACTGGCGGAGGAACCTGACGACCTCGATGTCGACGGGATGCACGCCGACTCGGCACTCGCCCAACTGAGCGAACTCCTTCCGGTCTTCACACTCACTCGCAGCTACCGCGCGGGCGGCGAGGACCTCGCAGACCTGGTCAACCGGCGCTTCTATGGCGGAAAGATCGACTCGCTGCCGTGGGCGGGCACCTATCTCGGGCACGGCAGCCTCACCCTCAACTACGTCGAGGGCGGGCATGGCATGCCGGATGCGGACAGCGGCGCCGTCGAAAGCGTCGATGCAGAGGTCTCCAAAGTCGTCGACCTCGTGCTCGATCACGCGCTGAACCGTCCGCGCGAATCCCTGATGGTGATCACGGCTAGTGCCCGCCACGCGGTGCGCGTGCACCAGGCGGTGCTGGCTGCGTTCGCCTCCCGCAGCGACCTGGCGGACTTCATCCTGAAGGACCGCGCCGAACCGTTCACCGTCGTGACCCTGGAGCAGTCGGTCGCCCAGAGCCGCGACCGGGTCATCTTCTCGATCGGCTACGGGCGCACCCCGCACGGGCGCCTCCTGTCGAACTTCGGGGCCCTCGCGGAACCGGGCGGCGAACGCCTGCTCGCGGTCGGGATGACCCGCGCGCGCCGTTCGATGGACATCGTCTCCTGCTTCGCTCCCGACGACATCGACGACTCGAGGATGCGCCACGGTATCGTCGCGCTGGCCCAGGTGCTGAGCGAGGCGGATGCGATCCAGTCGGCCGAATTCATGGTCGAGGAGAGCGAGCCCATGCTCGTCGATCTCGCCAAGCGTCTCGAGCGGCGCGGACTCACGGTGCGCCTCGGCTACCGCGGCAAGCTCGCGCTCGTCGCTTCGCACCAGGGGCGTGCGGTCGCGATCGAGACGGATGCGGTCGTCAACCAGGGGAGCCTGCGCGAGTCGCTCCGCCTGCGTCCCGAAGTGCTGCGCCGCCTCGGCTGGCACTACCTCCGGGTGCACAGCTTCGAACTGTTCGCGGACCCGGATGCGGTGGCCGCGCGGATCGCCCGTCTCATCGGCGTGACCGATGTCAGTACTGAGACGGCGCCCATCCAGATCCCTGTCGCTGTCTGACCCGTTGCGTCGCGCTGCGGGCCCGAATGGGTCAGGATCCGCTGGTTCCGGTGCTGCCCACCAGCGGAAGGTGGCCCATCGGCGCCGAGTTGATGTGCCCGGGCGCGGCTACGCTTGAAGGATGAGCCAGAAGCCGGTGCGACGCGGACCCAGGCGGGCGCAGTTGCCCGCGGTGCCCGGCACCGACGCGACTCCGCAGGCTGTCCCTGCGCAGCCGGATGCCCCGACGCGGGCAGGTGAGGACACCGACCGCGCCTGGGGTGACTCCTCCGACTCCAACGACGACCGTCTGAAGCGCGACGTTCCGCCGCACTGGTGACGCGGTCTACGCGTCGGGCGTGTGCCTGCCGCCGGCGGGGGTCTGGTCCTTCGCGAGGAGGTCGCGGATCTCGGTGAGGAGATCGAGTTCGGTGACGGGAGTGTCCGCATCCACCACGCCCGTGTCGCGGCGCTTCTGCGCGCGCTCCTTCGCGAGGTTGATCGGGAAGACGAACACGAAGTAGACGACGACGGCCACGATCAGGAACTGGATGATGGCGCCGAGCACGGAGCCGAGGAGGATCTGCGACCTGCCGACCTGGATGACCGCGACATTCTTGAGGTCGTCCGCGTGGAAGAACGCGCCGATCAGCGGGTTGAAGATCCCGTTGACGATCGAGTTGACGACGCCGGTGAATGCGGCGCCGATGACGACGGCGACAGCCAGGTCGATGACGTTGCCACGGAGGATGAACTCCCTGAAACCTTTGAGCATGAGAGCTCCTTTCGTCGAATCAGGACGCGGAGGTGGTGCTTG
It encodes the following:
- the mscL gene encoding large conductance mechanosensitive channel protein MscL, giving the protein MLKGFREFILRGNVIDLAVAVVIGAAFTGVVNSIVNGIFNPLIGAFFHADDLKNVAVIQVGRSQILLGSVLGAIIQFLIVAVVVYFVFVFPINLAKERAQKRRDTGVVDADTPVTELDLLTEIRDLLAKDQTPAGGRHTPDA
- a CDS encoding AAA family ATPase, yielding MWRLDRRHEDDDVTSDSRTGDALNPRNSTEPHKLSLGDPSVTAGNIAEPVWRRWREELANVGGRSPLLHFDDSARTRIELSSTHPGGLPQFITGQSTLLSSLIRDELALRNARLAANAITSKGIELRSVRGIESVHLAIGLAQWRHGGDEFMAPILLRPLAIRRYGRDFELKLKGQPFLNPELARALSEQFQITLDADAFVALALTNGVFKPQPVIDRLRGLTSHLAWFNVLPRLVVSSFADVASGMRADADDLDNPVLDALAGNPSARRAIEEAYRPVETIGQDERPPATDTLLLDADEEQENVVAQIGAGNSLVVKTLPGTGGTQTIVNAIGVLVAQHKRVLVVSPRRSSLDDIAHRLTQVGLPGLAVTPRTLRRDVIQSIGRNEKATQPRVTEVDDALVRLRKVLLDYRHALVRRDPVLGVSVLDAIHELSRLALLPTPPSTTARLDRLSIELLATDRSDAADALIKAARLGEFRYGPNDSPWYGASFVTTAEGNAAHELAKKLNRAELPRLLDRANTLIGQTRMRPFESIAELGVYLRLLLDVRETLDKFQPAVYDRSLAELIAATSNRRDAPNMSGANRRRLRKLALEYVRPGVHVTDLNESLRRIQQQRILWQRFAAAGVVPEVPVGIADVMVAYQRVAEDLARLDIPLRRVGTPHSLPVLPISQLTTQLAGLAADSEVLANLQERTALLVSLRDRNLDPLLSDLSERHVPESQVSAELELAWWQSVLETLLAGDRALLNANTGVLDRLEADFRLVDEAHASATGQQLAWMLAETWKIGVVDWPDEATALRRVLKGERTTAETLNAVAPHLARALAPVWLASPYEVPDITTDLAFDAVLIVDAGASSLAENVGVVRRARQIVAFGDPVTQTPSPFEIGLHELAEEPDDLDVDGMHADSALAQLSELLPVFTLTRSYRAGGEDLADLVNRRFYGGKIDSLPWAGTYLGHGSLTLNYVEGGHGMPDADSGAVESVDAEVSKVVDLVLDHALNRPRESLMVITASARHAVRVHQAVLAAFASRSDLADFILKDRAEPFTVVTLEQSVAQSRDRVIFSIGYGRTPHGRLLSNFGALAEPGGERLLAVGMTRARRSMDIVSCFAPDDIDDSRMRHGIVALAQVLSEADAIQSAEFMVEESEPMLVDLAKRLERRGLTVRLGYRGKLALVASHQGRAVAIETDAVVNQGSLRESLRLRPEVLRRLGWHYLRVHSFELFADPDAVAARIARLIGVTDVSTETAPIQIPVAV